A window from Gorilla gorilla gorilla isolate KB3781 chromosome 21, NHGRI_mGorGor1-v2.1_pri, whole genome shotgun sequence encodes these proteins:
- the TP53TG5 gene encoding TP53-target gene 5 protein gives MSPSAKKRPKNSRVSKMQDEKLRDETEQPVSKVIERNRLRTVLKNLSLLKLLKSSNRRIQELHKLAKRCWHSLLSVPKILRISSGENSACNKAKQNNEEFQEIGCSEKELKSKKLESTGDPKKKEYKEWKSQVQSGMRNKEKTSSAAMPRKEKHIEPEVPRTSRDDSLNPGAQGRQPLTEGPRVIFIKLYRNRTPMGHMKQLDVADQWIWFEGLPTRIHLPAPRVMCRSSTLRWVKRRCTRFCSASLEMPMWHPYKVDVTWTGARGASRGWRSRNQLKGRDGWRNSRVYK, from the exons ATGAGTCCATCCGCAAAGAAGAGGCCCAAGAACAGCAGGGTTTCCAAG ATGCAAGATGAGAAACTGCGGGACGAGACAGAGCAGCCTGTGAGCAAAGTAATTGAGCGGAACCGTCTGAGAACG GTGTTAAAAAACTTGTCGCTCTTGAAGCTACTCAAGAGCTCGAACCGCCGGATCCAAGAACTGCATAAGCTGGCCAAAAGGTGTTGGCATTCACTGCTCAGTGTTCCAAAGATTCTCCGCATCTCCTCTGG GGAAAACAGTGCctgcaataaagcaaaacaaaataatgaagagTTCCAGGAGATCGGGTGCTCCGAGAAGGAACTCAAGTCCAAGAAATTAGAGTCCACAGGGGACCCTAAGAAAAAAGAGTACAAGGAGTGGAAGTCCCAGGTGCAGTCAGGGATGAGGAACAAGGAGAAAACGTCATCGGCGGCAATGCCACGGAAAGAAAAGCATATAGAGCCTGAGGTTCCAAGGACATCGAGGGATgatagcttgaaccctggagccCAGGGGAGGCAACCACTCACCGAGGGCCCCCGAGTCATCTTCATTAAGCTCTACCGCAATAGAACTCCCATGGGGCACATGAAGCAGCTGGATGTAGCCGACCAGTGGATCTGGTTTGAGGGACTGCCCACACGAATCCACCTCCCGGCGCCCAGGGTGATGTGCAGATCCTCCACCCTGCGCTGGGTTAAGCGCCGCTGCACCCGCTTCTGCTCCGCATCACTTGAAATGCCTATGTGGCATCCATACAAG GTTGATGTGACCTGGACGGGAGCCAGAGGTGCGAGCAGAGGGTGGAGATCGCGCAATCAGCTGAAGGGGAGGGATGGGTGGCGAAATTCACGAGTCTACAAATAA